The following proteins come from a genomic window of Ailuropoda melanoleuca isolate Jingjing chromosome 2, ASM200744v2, whole genome shotgun sequence:
- the A3GALT2 gene encoding LOW QUALITY PROTEIN: alpha-1,3-galactosyltransferase 2 (The sequence of the model RefSeq protein was modified relative to this genomic sequence to represent the inferred CDS: deleted 1 base in 1 codon): MALKERLRTWKRVFCWLILLAFGLLGLLQYGLPLVRHLEALIPMGVCPSARMALLRDNFTGLLNPWARPDVLTCTSWGAPIIWDGIFDPAVAQQEALEQNLTIGLTVFAVGRYLEKYLARFLETAERHFMVGQRVLYYVFTERPAAVPRVALAPGRRLRVERVARERRWQDVSMQRMRTLHEALGGRLGREAHFVLCMDVDQHFRGAFGPEVLAESVAQLHAWHYHWPRRLLPYERDARSAAALAPGEGDFYYHAAVFGGSVAALRGLTAHCARGLRQDRERGLEARWHDESHLNKFFWLHKPAKVLSPEFCWSPEIGRRAEIRRPRLLWAPKEYALLRD; this comes from the exons gACCTGGAAGAGAGTCTTCTGCTGGCTGATCCTGCTTGCGTTTGGCCTCTTAGGGCTGCTCCAGTATGGGCTCCCTCTAGTCAG gCATCTGGAAGCCCTCATCCCCATGGGTGTCTGCCCTTCTGCCAGAATGGCCCTGCTGAGAGACAACTTCACGGGTCTCCTGAATCCCTG GGCCCGGCCTGATGTCCTGACCTGTACCTCCTGGGGGGCCCCCATTATTTGGGATGGCATCTTCGACCCAGCTGTGGCCCAGCAAGAGGCTCTAGAGCAGAACCTCACCATTGGTCTGACTGTCTTTGCTGTAGGCAG GTACCTGGAGAAGTACCTGGCGCGCTTCCTGGAGACGGCCGAGCGGCACTTCATGGTGGGCCAGCGCGTGCTGTACTACGTGTTCACCGAGCGCCCGGCCGCAGTGCCCCGCGTGGCGCTGGCCCCGGGCCGCCGGTTGCGCGTGGAGCGCGTGGCCCGCGAGCGGCGCTGGCAGGACGTGTCCATGCAGCGCATGCGCACGCTGCACGAGGCGCTGGGCGGGCGGCTGGGCCGCGAGGCGCACTTCGTGCTTTGCATGGACGTGGACCAGCACTTCCGCGGCGCCTTCGGGCCCGAGGTGCTGGCCGAGTCGGTGGCGCAGCTGCATGCCTGGCACTACCACTGGCCGCGGCGGCTG CTGCCCTACGAGCGCGACGCGCGCTCCGCCGCCGCGCTGGCGCCGGGCGAGGGCGACTTCTACTACCACGCGGCCGTGTTTGGGGGCAGCGTGGCGGCGCTGCGCGGGCTGACGGCGCACTGCGCGCGGGGCCTGCGGCAGGACCGCGAGCGCGGCCTGGAGGCGCGCTGGCACGACGAGAGCCACCTCAACAAGTTCTTCTGGCTGCACAAGCCCGCCAAGGTGCTGTCGCCCGAGTTCTGCTGGAGCCCCGAGATCGGCCGGCGCGCCGAGATCCGCCGGCCGCGCCTGCTCTGGGCGCCCAAGGAGTACGCCCTGCTGCGCGACTAG